AGGAAAATCAGTGTTTGGTTTGATGCAAATCTCCCCTTGAAGGCCATGAACACCAGACAAGAACCCGACTTCAACCAAGTCCAGCTTACTGTCACTACTGGTTTCCACTGCTTCCTCAGTAGCTGAAAGGTCAAAGACCACagagaacaaatcaaattaACACTACAATCATTTCAATATTCCTGTTGCCaagaagctttaaaaaaatcaaaatatattcaaacaaaaatcaaaattactCGATAATCAACTTGTTAAAGATTTCTTTTTTAAGCCAAAATTTCAAAGAAACGTAAGTACCGGTGCTACGAACGGTGAAGCTACATCTTCCACGAGTCCCCACGAGGCTGAAGTGACAAGGAGCACGAGTCGAAGCGGACACGGGACGAGATAGTTCGAAGGTTTGGAAATGAAGGGAAGTGTTGTTGGGGCTGAATAGTTGAACTGGTGTGAAAGTGATTGGTGTAGACGAACAGAGAAGCGCACAAGCTCTCAgcatcttctcttcttcctaaGACTTCAGTTGCAATGGTGCGTGTGGATGGATAATGACCAAATTATTATCTCTGGTGAAAGACTCTGAGCGACTCAGAGTGTTTCAGTTGTCGTCtcaattctaattttttaaatttttttttagttagacAAGACCACTGTCCGACTGAGAATCACTCTTCTTGTGACGGTCCGATTTACATCATAACCCGAGTTCTAATTTTAACCGTTAAAGTCGAGTTAATACTTAATACCGTAGAAAAACCGGTTGACATCGGACCACGTGATTGTAAAATGTCTTTTAGATTTGGAAGTGTGTGTAGTTGGTGGACtatatatagattataactGTACAAAGGTTTTCATAGTGTGGACTATAGAATGATTGACGAAAAGTTTCTCTGCAAAAGATGTGGAATGTTTACTATACGACGAGAATAAAAAGTCTAGAGACTGATGAAATCTCTTTTCACAGATTATACAATTCCAACTGTTAAAAATATTACTTTCATGGGAAAACAGAGTGCCTGAGATTGGTTTCAGCAGAGCTCTGCTTGCTGGGATATTCACTCGGACGACATCAAAGATCAAACACACTAATGAACTTAAAACCAATCACACAGCACACACATGGAGAACAAAACAAGCAACCCTCAGAAACTGATCAACAACACTACTGGAACTGAGATAGTACATATTATTATTGATCATCTGCGAGTGTGAGTGTGTATTATAAGTCTTATTATCTACATGAATCAGAAGACAGGAACACGTTTGGACTGAGTTAACAAACTGGGAAACAGCTTTTAGTATAAAGATTACATGGCTTCAGCTAAGGCAAACCACAAGGTTAGATATAAAGAGGGAAACAAAAAGCCAGAAGCAAAGGAAGCTGTTAGAGAGAAAAAACAATTGACAAGTAAAAACGGATGTAACACACTTACTCAGTCATTTCCTTAAAGCGTATAATATAGTTAGGGTTCGTTACTTCGTTCGATGATAAATCTGCACATGAGGCATGCAAAATCATGAAAACTTTTACGAGGATACAAgactatatacatatataccaTGGAGTTGAATCGATCATGGCATTTTCAGTATTCTCCCACCTCGAAGTATGATTTCTAATCTGAATTTGCAACGGCCAGATGCGCAAAGTGTAATAACTTTGCTTAAAAACTTTACAATAAACCATACAAGCTCGATGAAGAATCAAGCTCAACTTCTGCATTATTAGCATAGCATTCTCCGTGTTTATATTACTGGTAAAAGGCAACTAAAAAGAAGGTTTAACTATCAGTATAAGAGAAGTTCAAAGAGAGAGACATGAACGCAACTGGTGTCAACTTCCAAAATGATTTCACTCAATAAGAACTCATTTATACACATCCATTATCTCAGCTTAAACCATCTGTACATTTGTAACATACTGCAAGATCTATCTTGGCAGAGAAGAACCAGTAATAGATTAGGATATTAGCCCACGACTAGTTCTTCTATTCAGAAGGTTCTAAAAAAAGCGAGCAAGCAAGGAACACTTACTCTCACTAGACTCAGACGAGCTTATTCTTTGGTTACCTAATTAACAGACCTAAAAGGAGGTTGAAGAACTAAAAATTAAGGGCCATTTTATGACTAAAATTCCAAAGGAGAGAAATCAGAATCTGCACTCGATGtatatagacaaaaaaaaaagagagaaggaaGCTCTTATTCCTTGTTACCAAATCTCCTGCCAATGATAGGCCGAACATCATCAGCAACAGCCAAAGTCTCTAGGAAGGGAAGTATAGTAATCAAACCATCATCAGTTGGATCATCATACCAACTTTTGATAGGGATCCCGTTATTTATTTGCAACCTGTACACCTGAAACACATAAAAGACAAAGAGTTAGATGATCAACAGGAAAAACTTGAGTGTCTATAACGCTTTAGAATCATCTGGTGTATAATAAGTATAAAGAAACACCAGATGCAAAATAAACTGACAAGATCCATGGAAAATCTACAGATGAAGTACCTGCGGACAGTTGTCAATTATAGCCACTTTGGCCAAATCAAGACCCAGAACAGTTAAATCCTTGGTGTAAATTCCTTCCGAAAGAATGCACGAGTCTCGATAAAAACGCTGCGATATAAACTTTCCATCTGGGTCCAAGATATCTAGAAGTTGTGAAGCATAGATGCTGTGGCTAGCCGTGAAGATAACGACATGGAACAGTTCGACCACCCTCTCCAAGAACTTGTACAGGTGTGGCCTTTGCTTCACGTAGACCGTGTTCTCTTGCATGTTGAAAAAGACTCTAAAGGAAAAATCTGCACCACTGCACGATTCCAGAGTCGAATGGACCAGAGTTTCTGCATTTGAGAGAGAAAGACATATAGTAAGTTGAGTAGACAAAATTGTAAAGGGTGATACCAAGTTTAGAATTTGAATCATACAACCAATCTATACTTAAGAAATAAGTCAAACACATTCAGTTTCCAAACAAAGTCAATATACGACACAAAGTTCAAGGAACAGCTGTTATAACGAATGAGCTCATTATAAGGACTACCATGAAAGGACAAGTCAAACTCAAATCATAATCAAATAAGAAGACATACCATCCAAATCAAGGACAAGAGTCACATCCTTCTTTCTCAGGGTATCCCTAGGCCAATAGCTGGACACAACGTCCGATAGTTCCGGCTGATTCTTTATAAATAGCTGAGGATCAAAATCATCAGCTTGTTCAGATTCAGCAAGATCCTCCGGTTGCATGTTGTGTGATCTTGTCCGGTTGAACGCCAGAAAGAAGTCATGGTTATCGAGAGTAATCCTGTTATCAGCATCTGACTTGACATCATCTGTGTTGGCTGCTCCATCTTCCAAGTAAGGTAGTAACATGTACTGCTCTGGGAAGATGAAATGAGGCAAGGGGCTTATCTCGGTGAAAGCATCATTGTTTCCACTCTCGTCAAAGGGCAAGCTCGCAATGAGAACGTCTGATATAAAGAAATCAGAAACGTTGCATGTTTGGTTGTCAAAGCAAATCTTGTTGGTGCTCTCGTCGCCTCCCCACCTGGGAATTTCCCAGTGCACAGAGTTTCCTGCCGTAAAAACTGAGAGACACAAAGTTATTATGTTTCTTGTATTAGATAAAGTAAATTTTAGATCGAAAGTGAACCAGTAACAGATACCTCGATCAGTTCCATCGAGTTCATCATTCAAAACAGGTGAAAATATTGTGTCCGAGTTTGCTATATAGTTGCAAGCCATCTCCTGCACAAGAATAACAAAA
This genomic interval from Brassica napus cultivar Da-Ae chromosome A6, Da-Ae, whole genome shotgun sequence contains the following:
- the LOC106400665 gene encoding CTD small phosphatase-like protein 2, which translates into the protein MPYIDMKSKTSKPLGVVSKKPKPTIRNSSSLSKLSGHLESITTTVTLTCQDDAKQQQLGSDTFARDVETNEPAEMLVEDASQSQAFASSVDASESVAKMEMACNYIANSDTIFSPVLNDELDGTDRVFTAGNSVHWEIPRWGGDESTNKICFDNQTCNVSDFFISDVLIASLPFDESGNNDAFTEISPLPHFIFPEQYMLLPYLEDGAANTDDVKSDADNRITLDNHDFFLAFNRTRSHNMQPEDLAESEQADDFDPQLFIKNQPELSDVVSSYWPRDTLRKKDVTLVLDLDETLVHSTLESCSGADFSFRVFFNMQENTVYVKQRPHLYKFLERVVELFHVVIFTASHSIYASQLLDILDPDGKFISQRFYRDSCILSEGIYTKDLTVLGLDLAKVAIIDNCPQVYRLQINNGIPIKSWYDDPTDDGLITILPFLETLAVADDVRPIIGRRFGNKE